Below is a genomic region from Flavobacteriales bacterium.
AAGGTAATTACCGAAGCGGTACACAAGCATGATGGCAAGATCTGTCTGCAGATCCTACACACGGGTCGATATAGCTACAGTCCGATCGCAGTAGCTCCTTCTGCATTGAAGTCGCCCATCTCCCCTTTTAAGCCGTGGGCATTGGGCAAAGCGGGCATTGAGCGTACCATCCGTCATTTTGTGCGCTGTGCCAAATTGGCCCAGTATGCGAACTACGATGGCGTAGAGATCATGGGTTCGGAAGGTTACCTGATCAACCAGTTCATTGCCAAGAAAACGAACAAGCGAACAGACGAATGGGGCGGTAGTTATGAAAACCGGATCCGTTTTGCCATTGAAATTGTGCGAAGGACACGCGAAGCCGTTGGCCCGAACTTCATCATCATCTTCCGCCTTTCCATGCTCGACCTGGTGCAAGGCGGCAGCACATGGCCAGAAGTTGTTCAGTTGGCAAAGGAGATCGAAAAGGCAGGTGCATCCATCATCAACACCGGTATCGGTTGGCATGAGGCACGCATCCCGACCATTGCCACCATGGTACCACGGGCAGCATTCACGTGGGTTACACGTAAGATGAAAGGCGAAGTGAACATTCCGCTCATCACCACCAACCGCATCAACGACCCGAAAGTAGCCGAAGACATCATCTCACGCGGAGACGCGGACATGGTTTCCATGGCGCGTCCGTTCTTGGCAGATTCCCATCTGGTAAAGAAAGCCGAGGAAGGCCGCGAAGATGAGATCAACACGTGCATTGCATGTAATCAGGCCTGTTTGGACCACGTGTTTCAGCGCAAAATCGTGAGCTGCTTGGTAAACCCACGAGCCTGCCACGAAACAGAATTGAACTACACGCCTACTTCAGCCAAGAAGAAAATTGCGGTTGTCGGTGCCGGTCCCGCAGGTTTGGCCGCAGCGACCGTTGCCGCAGAACGCGGACATCAGGTAACGCTGTTCGAAGCCGATGACAAGATCGGTGGGCAGTTCAATATCGCGAAGCAGATCCCAGGTAAGGAAGAGTTCAACGAGACCATTCGGTATTTCGATACGCTCATCAAAAAACATGGGGTGGAGCTGAAACTGAACACACGTGCAGAAGCAGAAATGCTCGCAGGTTTTGATGAGGTGTTGCTCAGCACAGGCATCAAGCCGCGCAAACCGAATATTCCCGGGGTCGATCACCCGAAAGTGTTGGGTTATTTGGACGTGCTCAGAGACAAGAAACCCGTTGGGCAAAAAGTGGCCATCATCGGTGCTGGAGGTATCGGTTTCGATGTGGCGGAATACATCACACACGAAGGCGAATCGACCTCGCAGAACCTTGCCGCGTTCCTTGCAGAATGGGGAATTGACGCGACAAACGAGGTTCGGGGCGGTATTGAAGGCATGCAACCGAAACCGGAGCCATCACCACGGGAGGTGTATCTGCTACAGCGTAAGGAATCGAAGGTCGGTGCCGGACTTGGCAAGACCACAGGATGGATCCATCGCTTGGCTTTGAAGAACAAGAATGTGCAGATGATCAACTCGGTGCAATACGAGAAGATCGATGACCAAGGCCTGCACATCACCGTGAACGGAAAACCAGAGCTTCTTGAAGTGGATAATGTCATCATCTGTGCAGGACAGGTGAGCAACAACATGTTGTTCGAGCCTCTGAAAGCCAAAGGGGTGAATGTGCATCTGATAGGTGGTGCCGATGTGGCGGCCGAACTGGATGCCAAGCGCGCCATCAACCAAGGAAGTCGATTGGCCGCTGCGCTTTAAGAAAATCAACCGATTATTCTCAAAGAAGCGTCACCCTGAACTTGTTTCAGGGTCTGAGTTGATGCTGAAA
It encodes:
- a CDS encoding NAD(P)-binding protein — protein: MSHPKYPHLFEPLDLGFTKIRNRTLMGSMHTGLEEEKGGYERMAAYFGERAEGGCGLIVTGGIAPDVHGWTSPFASTLTNKRTADKHKVITEAVHKHDGKICLQILHTGRYSYSPIAVAPSALKSPISPFKPWALGKAGIERTIRHFVRCAKLAQYANYDGVEIMGSEGYLINQFIAKKTNKRTDEWGGSYENRIRFAIEIVRRTREAVGPNFIIIFRLSMLDLVQGGSTWPEVVQLAKEIEKAGASIINTGIGWHEARIPTIATMVPRAAFTWVTRKMKGEVNIPLITTNRINDPKVAEDIISRGDADMVSMARPFLADSHLVKKAEEGREDEINTCIACNQACLDHVFQRKIVSCLVNPRACHETELNYTPTSAKKKIAVVGAGPAGLAAATVAAERGHQVTLFEADDKIGGQFNIAKQIPGKEEFNETIRYFDTLIKKHGVELKLNTRAEAEMLAGFDEVLLSTGIKPRKPNIPGVDHPKVLGYLDVLRDKKPVGQKVAIIGAGGIGFDVAEYITHEGESTSQNLAAFLAEWGIDATNEVRGGIEGMQPKPEPSPREVYLLQRKESKVGAGLGKTTGWIHRLALKNKNVQMINSVQYEKIDDQGLHITVNGKPELLEVDNVIICAGQVSNNMLFEPLKAKGVNVHLIGGADVAAELDAKRAINQGSRLAAAL